Genomic DNA from Niabella ginsenosidivorans:
ATACGCTTTACGCTTTGCTGGAACACAGCGGTAATGTTTCCTATAAAAAGCGTAAGGGCTGCCAATACTGCCATCCACACTTTCCATTGCAGTGTCAGTTGATTAAACGCAGTGTAGAACAGATGGATGAACCCGATAAAGATGCCCACCTTTACAATAGTTGCCATAAAGGAGGTAAATACATTGGGTGCACCGTCATAAACATCCGGCGTCCAGAAATGAAAGGGAGCTATTGAAACTTTAAAGCACATGGAGAACAGCAGCATGAGCATTCCTGCGGTAAGCAAATGCGATTTCATTAGCTGCGCCAGGTTCATTTTTTCGATATCAAAAGTGCCGGTTGCGCCATAGATCAGTGCAATGCCCATCAACATAATACCGGTAGAAAAGGAGCCCATCAGGAAATACTTTAATGCGGCCTCATTGCTCTTCAGGTCTTTCTTTGCCGATCCGGTTAAGATATACAATGGTATGGAAATAATTTCTATGCCTATAAAAAGGATCAGCAGGCTGGTAAAAGAAGTTACCAGGAAAATGCCGGAAAGAATAAAGAAGAGCAACGCAAAATATTCTGCATAATGATCACCTACTTTCTGCATATCCTTTGATGAGATCAAAAAGAAAACAAGCGTTGCGAAAATTGCAATGGAATTAAAAAACAGCGAATAGCTGTTAAAAGCCATAAACCCGGATGTATTAATTGAAAAGAAATGCACTCCCTTTGATTCCAGAACATTGGCTATAAGCAGAAGGATGGCTCCGGCAATCGCCAACACACGCACCGGCGCTTTTGTCTTTGACAAAAAACTGGTGAACATCATCACTACACCTAATAAACCTGATATTATTACTGCGTTCATATCTTTTCTCTTAATGCTTCTTTAATAAATAAAGCACATCTGAATGTTTTAAAATGGATTGACTGATCTGATCGAATGAATGTAACAGCGGTTGCGGGTAAACGCCTATAATTAAAATAGCGCCCACAATAATTGCCAGAACGGCTTTTTCATGAAAGGTGATATCGGTTCCCTTTTCCGTTAATGCATTGGTGTTACCAAAAAACACCCTGCGCCCCATATTCAGCGTATATACCGCACCCAGAATGATCCCCAGGCCAGCAGTAGCCATTAAGGGAATACCGTATTGTGTAACTCCTGAGCTCAGGATACCATTGAACATCATGAACTCGCCGAT
This window encodes:
- a CDS encoding NADH-quinone oxidoreductase subunit N, whose amino-acid sequence is MNAVIISGLLGVVMMFTSFLSKTKAPVRVLAIAGAILLLIANVLESKGVHFFSINTSGFMAFNSYSLFFNSIAIFATLVFFLISSKDMQKVGDHYAEYFALLFFILSGIFLVTSFTSLLILFIGIEIISIPLYILTGSAKKDLKSNEAALKYFLMGSFSTGIMLMGIALIYGATGTFDIEKMNLAQLMKSHLLTAGMLMLLFSMCFKVSIAPFHFWTPDVYDGAPNVFTSFMATIVKVGIFIGFIHLFYTAFNQLTLQWKVWMAVLAALTLFIGNITAVFQQSVKRMLAYSSISQAGFMLFALVAMNETSYEGLLIYSLAYCLATIGVFGVVSKMTDYSFDGFNGLAKHHPLVALCVTIYMLSLAGIPMTAGFLAKFYMLKAVIQSGGYLWLVIFGVLMAAVSAYYYFRVIQAMYFKDGPDNFTGISSFEKGVLIAICILVVLIGLFPNIVFSYLYF